From Motacilla alba alba isolate MOTALB_02 chromosome 20, Motacilla_alba_V1.0_pri, whole genome shotgun sequence, the proteins below share one genomic window:
- the SALL4 gene encoding sal-like protein 4 isoform X1 produces MSRRKQAKPQHINSEEQPPDAASGSPQDVPGDRDGEMSSKRCRTEETKICEKCCAEFFVLSEFLEHKKNCTKNPPVLIMNDSEGTVPPESFSEAPLGTFPSDRMDGRTRKDIQAKGCTGSVEKREGKMDAEPVGGMYLKIEPPLTPAAAGLSYLPKPKVPNTNVTLQTIRGTKVAVNQRTSDAISSSAAGFNAIPMILEQLVCLQQQQLQQIQLTEQIRIQIAMMAPHALHPSIAAATDPLKALGAHMSQQLSAAVALIGQKAGSQSLSLESLKQGKLPHSNTGIAAASSLAAGLSSSFPLKPEGSRGLPGSISQFPNPLLPQSSGSVIFQNPLSAVSSVMDSSKKGKGKPPNISVSESKPNAEEPFFKHKCKFCGKVFGNDSALQIHLRSHTGERPYKCNICGNRFTTKGNLKVHFQRHKDKYPHIKMNPYPVPEHLDNVPTSTGIPYGMSVPLDESNLIVDSKPLLTTLPTSAAAGAPQTISSLAGIKEALPGTFSSELQSRPSPESEGGSSSSGAVGHESGTEQSLSSPQAACGVSIFHVGGSNEQGSETSKLQQLVENIDKSTSDPNECLICHRVLSCQSSLKMHYRTHTGERPFKCKICGRAFSTKGNLKTHYGVHRANTPLKMQHSCPICQKKFTNAVVLQQHIRMHMGGQIPNTPMPEAPCDSAEVDPAVPEKNGDVGRPEEIVESIDMEDDVDSQDGPRSSSKPPTPYDAQSESPAAAAAFSGVAALENQMKIAASSLGLQRQSSLKSSDNGSAESDGMTNDSSSVAGDADYQNGRSPAASEAASLQAPSPANSQAESVSSKSPAFNNQEDAGTGSKSEGAESAPAEVEGVVGALDLTYGNIGRKVIKEEPGLHFANGEYGRSSIPAAFVRAPPALIKMELPSDRPLSTGHFIGPPALSPGVTPLLVPRPKFCRPAKQHICTTCGKNFSSASALQIHERTHTGEKPFACTICGRAFTTKGNLKVHVGTHMWNNSARRGRRLSIDNPMALLGNDPKKVSEMFPKEMVAPSVSIDPAVWNQYAAVLSNGLAVKANEISVIQSGALPALPVPVAGGSPVNSAPAAKAEPAPAGGAADAEKAGGAADSVPKHQFPLFLEENKIAVS; encoded by the exons ATGTCGCGACGGAAGCAGGCGAAGCCCCAGCACATCAACTCCGAGGAGCAGCCCCCAGATGCTGCAAGTG ggaGTCCACAAGACGTCCCAGGTGATAGAGATGGTGAAATGAGTTCCAAAAGGTGCCGCACGGAGGAAACCAAAATCTGTGAGAAATGCTGTGCAGAATTCTTTGTTCTCTCCGAATTCCTTGAGCATAAGAAAAATTGCACTAAAAATCCACCTGTTCTAATCATGAACGACAGCGAGGGGACAGTCCCCCCCGAGAGCTTCTCCGAGGCTCCTCTGGGGACCTTCCCGAGCGACCGGATGGACGGCAGGACACGCAAGGACATTCAGGCCAAGGGCTGCACTGGCTctgtggaaaagagagaaggaaaaatggatGCTGAACCGGTAGGAGGAATGTACCTTAAAATAGAACCCCCCCTGACGCCTGCAGCCGCCGGCCTAAGCTATCTACCAAAACCCAAAGTACCAAACACTAACGTGACTTTACAGACCATCCGTGGCACTAAAGTGGCCGTGAACCAGCGGACGTCCGACGCCATCTCCTCCTCGGCAGCCGGGTTCAACGCCATCCCCATgatcctggagcagctggtgtgcctgcagcagcagcagctccagcagatccaGCTGACGGAGCAGATCCGCATCCAGATTGCCATGATGGCCCCCCACGCCCTGCACCCCTCCATAGCAGCTGCTACTGACCCGCTCAAAGCTCTGGGCGCCCAcatgtcccagcagctctcGGCTGCCGTGGCTTTAATCGGACAGAAAGCTGGAAGCCAGAGCCTATCACTGGAATCCTTGAAGCAAGGAAAACTACCTCATTCTAACACTGGCATTGCGGCTGCCAGCTCGCTGGCTGCTgggctctcctcctccttccccctgaAGCCAGAGGGGAGCCGAGGCCTGCCCGGCTCCATCTCTCAGTTCCCAAATCCTTTGCTACCTCAGTCCTCCGGCTCGGTCATCTTCCAGAACCCGCTTTCGGCCGTCTCGTCCGTGATGGATTCCTCAAAGAAGGGCAAGGGGAAGCCGCCCAACATCAGCGTGTCCGAAAGCAAACCGAACGCAGAGGAGCCCTTCTTCAAACACAAGTGCAAGTTCTGCGGGAAGGTCTTTGGCAACGACAGTGCCCTGCAGATCCACCTCCGCTCCCACACCGGGGAAAGACCCTACAAGTGTAACATCTGTGGGAACCGCTTTACGACCAAAGGAAACCTCAAAGTGCATTTTCAGCGTCACAAAGACAAGTACCCCCACATAAAGATGAATCCTTACCCAGTTCCCGAGCACCTGGACAATGTTCCTACCAGCACTGGAATCCCGTACGGGATGTCTGTGCCACTGGATGAATCCAACCTGATTGTGGACAGCAAACCTCTCCTAACAACTCTGCCTACCTCTGCGGCCGCCGGCGCACCTCAGACCATCTCCAGCCTGGCGGGCATCAAGGAGGCTCTGCCTGGCACGTTCTCCAGTGAGCTGCAGTCGAGGCCCTCTCCCGAAAGCGAGGGTGGCTCCTCCTCGTCGGGGGCGGTCGGTCACGAGTCGGGAACGGAGCAGAGCTTGAGCTCACCACAAGCTGCCTGCGGCGTGAGCATCTTCCACGTAGGTGGGTCAAACGAGCAAGGCTCAGAGACATcaaagctccagcagctggtTGAAAATATCGACAAGTCCACTTCTGACCCCAACGAGTGCCTGATCTGTCACAGAGTGCTGAGCTGCCAGAGCTCGCTGAAGATGCATTACCGCACCCACACCGGGGAGAGGCCGTTCAAGTGTAAGATCTGTGGCCGTGCCTTCTCCACCAAAGGGAACCTTAAAACCCACTATGGTGTCCACCGGGCCAACACCCCCCTGAAGATGCAGCATTCGTGTCCCATTTGCCAGAAGAAGTTTACAAACgctgtggtgctgcagcagcacatccgCATGCACATGGGCGGGCAGATCCCCAACACGCCCATGCCAGAAGCCCCCTGCGACAGCGCCGAGGTGGATCCTGCCGTGCCTGAGAAGAACGGAGACGTCGGTCGCCCAGAGGAGATCGTGGAAAGCATAGACATGGAAGACGACGTGGACTCTCAGGATGGCCCCAGGAGCTCCTCCAAACCTCCTACTCCATACGATGCACAATCAGAGTcgcccgccgcggccgccgccttCTCTGGGGTTGCAGCGCTGGAGAATCAGATGAAGATTGCCGCCTCCTCGCTGGGCTTGCAGCGGCAGAGCAGTCTGAAGTCCAGCGACAACGGCTCGGCAGAAAGCGATGGCATGACCAACGACTCGTCCTCGGTGGCGGGCGACGCCGACTACCAGAACGGCAGGAGCCCCGCCGCCTCCGAGGCCGCGTCGCTGCAGGCGCCGTCCCCGGCCAACAGCCAGGCTGAGAGCGTCAGCTCCAAGTCACCCGCCTTCAACAACCAGGAGGATGCAGGCACGGGGAGCAAATCAGAGGGTGCTGAGAGCGCTCCTGCAGAGGTGGAAGGGGTCGTCGGAGCTTTGGATTTGACGTACGGCAATATCGGCCGGAAGGTCATTAAGGAGGAGCCTGGGCTACACTTTGCAAATGGAGAATACG gTCGAAGCAGTATTCCAGCTGCTTTTGTCAGAGCCCCACCAGCCCTGATAAAAATGGAGCTGCCCAGCGATCGTCCCCTCAGCACTGGCCACTTCATTGGccctccagctctgtcccccGGGGTCACCCCTCTGCTGGTGCCACGCCCCAAGTTCTGCCGTCCTGCCAAACAGCACATCTGCACTACCTGTGGGAAGAACTTCTCCTCTGCCAGCGCCCTGCAGATCCACGAGCGCACCCACACCGGGGAGAAGCCCTTCGCCTGCACCATCTGTGGGAGAGCCTTCACCACCAAAGGCAACCTCAAG GTCCATGTAGGAACCCACATGTGGAACAACTCAGCCAGGCGGGGCAGGCGGCTGTCCATCGACAACCCCATGGCCCTGCTGGGCAACGACCCCAAGAAGGTGTCGGAGATGTTCCCCAAGGAGATGGTGGCGCCCTCGGTGAGCATCGACCCCGCCGTGTGGAACCAGTACGCGGCCGTGCTCAGCAACGGGCTGGCCGTGAAGGCCAACGAGATCTCGGTGATCCAGAGCGGggccctgcccgccctgcccgtGCCCGTGGCCGGGGGCTCGCCCGTGAACTCTGCCCCGGCCGCCAAGGCGGAGCCGGCCCCGGCCGGCGGCGCCGCGGACGCGGAGAAGGCGGGCGGCGCCGCAGACAGCGTGCCAAAACACCAGTTCCCTCTCTTCCTGGAGGAGAACAAAATCGCCGTCAGCTAA
- the SALL4 gene encoding sal-like protein 4 isoform X2, whose amino-acid sequence MSRRKQAKPQHINSEEQPPDAASGSPQDVPGDRDGEMSSKRCRTEETKICEKCCAEFFVLSEFLEHKKNCTKNPPVLIMNDSEGTVPPESFSEAPLGTFPSDRMDGRTRKDIQAKGCTGSVEKREGKMDAEPTIRGTKVAVNQRTSDAISSSAAGFNAIPMILEQLVCLQQQQLQQIQLTEQIRIQIAMMAPHALHPSIAAATDPLKALGAHMSQQLSAAVALIGQKAGSQSLSLESLKQGKLPHSNTGIAAASSLAAGLSSSFPLKPEGSRGLPGSISQFPNPLLPQSSGSVIFQNPLSAVSSVMDSSKKGKGKPPNISVSESKPNAEEPFFKHKCKFCGKVFGNDSALQIHLRSHTGERPYKCNICGNRFTTKGNLKVHFQRHKDKYPHIKMNPYPVPEHLDNVPTSTGIPYGMSVPLDESNLIVDSKPLLTTLPTSAAAGAPQTISSLAGIKEALPGTFSSELQSRPSPESEGGSSSSGAVGHESGTEQSLSSPQAACGVSIFHVGGSNEQGSETSKLQQLVENIDKSTSDPNECLICHRVLSCQSSLKMHYRTHTGERPFKCKICGRAFSTKGNLKTHYGVHRANTPLKMQHSCPICQKKFTNAVVLQQHIRMHMGGQIPNTPMPEAPCDSAEVDPAVPEKNGDVGRPEEIVESIDMEDDVDSQDGPRSSSKPPTPYDAQSESPAAAAAFSGVAALENQMKIAASSLGLQRQSSLKSSDNGSAESDGMTNDSSSVAGDADYQNGRSPAASEAASLQAPSPANSQAESVSSKSPAFNNQEDAGTGSKSEGAESAPAEVEGVVGALDLTYGNIGRKVIKEEPGLHFANGEYGRSSIPAAFVRAPPALIKMELPSDRPLSTGHFIGPPALSPGVTPLLVPRPKFCRPAKQHICTTCGKNFSSASALQIHERTHTGEKPFACTICGRAFTTKGNLKVHVGTHMWNNSARRGRRLSIDNPMALLGNDPKKVSEMFPKEMVAPSVSIDPAVWNQYAAVLSNGLAVKANEISVIQSGALPALPVPVAGGSPVNSAPAAKAEPAPAGGAADAEKAGGAADSVPKHQFPLFLEENKIAVS is encoded by the exons ATGTCGCGACGGAAGCAGGCGAAGCCCCAGCACATCAACTCCGAGGAGCAGCCCCCAGATGCTGCAAGTG ggaGTCCACAAGACGTCCCAGGTGATAGAGATGGTGAAATGAGTTCCAAAAGGTGCCGCACGGAGGAAACCAAAATCTGTGAGAAATGCTGTGCAGAATTCTTTGTTCTCTCCGAATTCCTTGAGCATAAGAAAAATTGCACTAAAAATCCACCTGTTCTAATCATGAACGACAGCGAGGGGACAGTCCCCCCCGAGAGCTTCTCCGAGGCTCCTCTGGGGACCTTCCCGAGCGACCGGATGGACGGCAGGACACGCAAGGACATTCAGGCCAAGGGCTGCACTGGCTctgtggaaaagagagaaggaaaaatggatGCTGAACCG ACCATCCGTGGCACTAAAGTGGCCGTGAACCAGCGGACGTCCGACGCCATCTCCTCCTCGGCAGCCGGGTTCAACGCCATCCCCATgatcctggagcagctggtgtgcctgcagcagcagcagctccagcagatccaGCTGACGGAGCAGATCCGCATCCAGATTGCCATGATGGCCCCCCACGCCCTGCACCCCTCCATAGCAGCTGCTACTGACCCGCTCAAAGCTCTGGGCGCCCAcatgtcccagcagctctcGGCTGCCGTGGCTTTAATCGGACAGAAAGCTGGAAGCCAGAGCCTATCACTGGAATCCTTGAAGCAAGGAAAACTACCTCATTCTAACACTGGCATTGCGGCTGCCAGCTCGCTGGCTGCTgggctctcctcctccttccccctgaAGCCAGAGGGGAGCCGAGGCCTGCCCGGCTCCATCTCTCAGTTCCCAAATCCTTTGCTACCTCAGTCCTCCGGCTCGGTCATCTTCCAGAACCCGCTTTCGGCCGTCTCGTCCGTGATGGATTCCTCAAAGAAGGGCAAGGGGAAGCCGCCCAACATCAGCGTGTCCGAAAGCAAACCGAACGCAGAGGAGCCCTTCTTCAAACACAAGTGCAAGTTCTGCGGGAAGGTCTTTGGCAACGACAGTGCCCTGCAGATCCACCTCCGCTCCCACACCGGGGAAAGACCCTACAAGTGTAACATCTGTGGGAACCGCTTTACGACCAAAGGAAACCTCAAAGTGCATTTTCAGCGTCACAAAGACAAGTACCCCCACATAAAGATGAATCCTTACCCAGTTCCCGAGCACCTGGACAATGTTCCTACCAGCACTGGAATCCCGTACGGGATGTCTGTGCCACTGGATGAATCCAACCTGATTGTGGACAGCAAACCTCTCCTAACAACTCTGCCTACCTCTGCGGCCGCCGGCGCACCTCAGACCATCTCCAGCCTGGCGGGCATCAAGGAGGCTCTGCCTGGCACGTTCTCCAGTGAGCTGCAGTCGAGGCCCTCTCCCGAAAGCGAGGGTGGCTCCTCCTCGTCGGGGGCGGTCGGTCACGAGTCGGGAACGGAGCAGAGCTTGAGCTCACCACAAGCTGCCTGCGGCGTGAGCATCTTCCACGTAGGTGGGTCAAACGAGCAAGGCTCAGAGACATcaaagctccagcagctggtTGAAAATATCGACAAGTCCACTTCTGACCCCAACGAGTGCCTGATCTGTCACAGAGTGCTGAGCTGCCAGAGCTCGCTGAAGATGCATTACCGCACCCACACCGGGGAGAGGCCGTTCAAGTGTAAGATCTGTGGCCGTGCCTTCTCCACCAAAGGGAACCTTAAAACCCACTATGGTGTCCACCGGGCCAACACCCCCCTGAAGATGCAGCATTCGTGTCCCATTTGCCAGAAGAAGTTTACAAACgctgtggtgctgcagcagcacatccgCATGCACATGGGCGGGCAGATCCCCAACACGCCCATGCCAGAAGCCCCCTGCGACAGCGCCGAGGTGGATCCTGCCGTGCCTGAGAAGAACGGAGACGTCGGTCGCCCAGAGGAGATCGTGGAAAGCATAGACATGGAAGACGACGTGGACTCTCAGGATGGCCCCAGGAGCTCCTCCAAACCTCCTACTCCATACGATGCACAATCAGAGTcgcccgccgcggccgccgccttCTCTGGGGTTGCAGCGCTGGAGAATCAGATGAAGATTGCCGCCTCCTCGCTGGGCTTGCAGCGGCAGAGCAGTCTGAAGTCCAGCGACAACGGCTCGGCAGAAAGCGATGGCATGACCAACGACTCGTCCTCGGTGGCGGGCGACGCCGACTACCAGAACGGCAGGAGCCCCGCCGCCTCCGAGGCCGCGTCGCTGCAGGCGCCGTCCCCGGCCAACAGCCAGGCTGAGAGCGTCAGCTCCAAGTCACCCGCCTTCAACAACCAGGAGGATGCAGGCACGGGGAGCAAATCAGAGGGTGCTGAGAGCGCTCCTGCAGAGGTGGAAGGGGTCGTCGGAGCTTTGGATTTGACGTACGGCAATATCGGCCGGAAGGTCATTAAGGAGGAGCCTGGGCTACACTTTGCAAATGGAGAATACG gTCGAAGCAGTATTCCAGCTGCTTTTGTCAGAGCCCCACCAGCCCTGATAAAAATGGAGCTGCCCAGCGATCGTCCCCTCAGCACTGGCCACTTCATTGGccctccagctctgtcccccGGGGTCACCCCTCTGCTGGTGCCACGCCCCAAGTTCTGCCGTCCTGCCAAACAGCACATCTGCACTACCTGTGGGAAGAACTTCTCCTCTGCCAGCGCCCTGCAGATCCACGAGCGCACCCACACCGGGGAGAAGCCCTTCGCCTGCACCATCTGTGGGAGAGCCTTCACCACCAAAGGCAACCTCAAG GTCCATGTAGGAACCCACATGTGGAACAACTCAGCCAGGCGGGGCAGGCGGCTGTCCATCGACAACCCCATGGCCCTGCTGGGCAACGACCCCAAGAAGGTGTCGGAGATGTTCCCCAAGGAGATGGTGGCGCCCTCGGTGAGCATCGACCCCGCCGTGTGGAACCAGTACGCGGCCGTGCTCAGCAACGGGCTGGCCGTGAAGGCCAACGAGATCTCGGTGATCCAGAGCGGggccctgcccgccctgcccgtGCCCGTGGCCGGGGGCTCGCCCGTGAACTCTGCCCCGGCCGCCAAGGCGGAGCCGGCCCCGGCCGGCGGCGCCGCGGACGCGGAGAAGGCGGGCGGCGCCGCAGACAGCGTGCCAAAACACCAGTTCCCTCTCTTCCTGGAGGAGAACAAAATCGCCGTCAGCTAA
- the SALL4 gene encoding sal-like protein 4 isoform X3 codes for MSSKRCRTEETKICEKCCAEFFVLSEFLEHKKNCTKNPPVLIMNDSEGTVPPESFSEAPLGTFPSDRMDGRTRKDIQAKGCTGSVEKREGKMDAEPVGGMYLKIEPPLTPAAAGLSYLPKPKVPNTNVTLQTIRGTKVAVNQRTSDAISSSAAGFNAIPMILEQLVCLQQQQLQQIQLTEQIRIQIAMMAPHALHPSIAAATDPLKALGAHMSQQLSAAVALIGQKAGSQSLSLESLKQGKLPHSNTGIAAASSLAAGLSSSFPLKPEGSRGLPGSISQFPNPLLPQSSGSVIFQNPLSAVSSVMDSSKKGKGKPPNISVSESKPNAEEPFFKHKCKFCGKVFGNDSALQIHLRSHTGERPYKCNICGNRFTTKGNLKVHFQRHKDKYPHIKMNPYPVPEHLDNVPTSTGIPYGMSVPLDESNLIVDSKPLLTTLPTSAAAGAPQTISSLAGIKEALPGTFSSELQSRPSPESEGGSSSSGAVGHESGTEQSLSSPQAACGVSIFHVGGSNEQGSETSKLQQLVENIDKSTSDPNECLICHRVLSCQSSLKMHYRTHTGERPFKCKICGRAFSTKGNLKTHYGVHRANTPLKMQHSCPICQKKFTNAVVLQQHIRMHMGGQIPNTPMPEAPCDSAEVDPAVPEKNGDVGRPEEIVESIDMEDDVDSQDGPRSSSKPPTPYDAQSESPAAAAAFSGVAALENQMKIAASSLGLQRQSSLKSSDNGSAESDGMTNDSSSVAGDADYQNGRSPAASEAASLQAPSPANSQAESVSSKSPAFNNQEDAGTGSKSEGAESAPAEVEGVVGALDLTYGNIGRKVIKEEPGLHFANGEYGRSSIPAAFVRAPPALIKMELPSDRPLSTGHFIGPPALSPGVTPLLVPRPKFCRPAKQHICTTCGKNFSSASALQIHERTHTGEKPFACTICGRAFTTKGNLKVHVGTHMWNNSARRGRRLSIDNPMALLGNDPKKVSEMFPKEMVAPSVSIDPAVWNQYAAVLSNGLAVKANEISVIQSGALPALPVPVAGGSPVNSAPAAKAEPAPAGGAADAEKAGGAADSVPKHQFPLFLEENKIAVS; via the exons ATGAGTTCCAAAAGGTGCCGCACGGAGGAAACCAAAATCTGTGAGAAATGCTGTGCAGAATTCTTTGTTCTCTCCGAATTCCTTGAGCATAAGAAAAATTGCACTAAAAATCCACCTGTTCTAATCATGAACGACAGCGAGGGGACAGTCCCCCCCGAGAGCTTCTCCGAGGCTCCTCTGGGGACCTTCCCGAGCGACCGGATGGACGGCAGGACACGCAAGGACATTCAGGCCAAGGGCTGCACTGGCTctgtggaaaagagagaaggaaaaatggatGCTGAACCGGTAGGAGGAATGTACCTTAAAATAGAACCCCCCCTGACGCCTGCAGCCGCCGGCCTAAGCTATCTACCAAAACCCAAAGTACCAAACACTAACGTGACTTTACAGACCATCCGTGGCACTAAAGTGGCCGTGAACCAGCGGACGTCCGACGCCATCTCCTCCTCGGCAGCCGGGTTCAACGCCATCCCCATgatcctggagcagctggtgtgcctgcagcagcagcagctccagcagatccaGCTGACGGAGCAGATCCGCATCCAGATTGCCATGATGGCCCCCCACGCCCTGCACCCCTCCATAGCAGCTGCTACTGACCCGCTCAAAGCTCTGGGCGCCCAcatgtcccagcagctctcGGCTGCCGTGGCTTTAATCGGACAGAAAGCTGGAAGCCAGAGCCTATCACTGGAATCCTTGAAGCAAGGAAAACTACCTCATTCTAACACTGGCATTGCGGCTGCCAGCTCGCTGGCTGCTgggctctcctcctccttccccctgaAGCCAGAGGGGAGCCGAGGCCTGCCCGGCTCCATCTCTCAGTTCCCAAATCCTTTGCTACCTCAGTCCTCCGGCTCGGTCATCTTCCAGAACCCGCTTTCGGCCGTCTCGTCCGTGATGGATTCCTCAAAGAAGGGCAAGGGGAAGCCGCCCAACATCAGCGTGTCCGAAAGCAAACCGAACGCAGAGGAGCCCTTCTTCAAACACAAGTGCAAGTTCTGCGGGAAGGTCTTTGGCAACGACAGTGCCCTGCAGATCCACCTCCGCTCCCACACCGGGGAAAGACCCTACAAGTGTAACATCTGTGGGAACCGCTTTACGACCAAAGGAAACCTCAAAGTGCATTTTCAGCGTCACAAAGACAAGTACCCCCACATAAAGATGAATCCTTACCCAGTTCCCGAGCACCTGGACAATGTTCCTACCAGCACTGGAATCCCGTACGGGATGTCTGTGCCACTGGATGAATCCAACCTGATTGTGGACAGCAAACCTCTCCTAACAACTCTGCCTACCTCTGCGGCCGCCGGCGCACCTCAGACCATCTCCAGCCTGGCGGGCATCAAGGAGGCTCTGCCTGGCACGTTCTCCAGTGAGCTGCAGTCGAGGCCCTCTCCCGAAAGCGAGGGTGGCTCCTCCTCGTCGGGGGCGGTCGGTCACGAGTCGGGAACGGAGCAGAGCTTGAGCTCACCACAAGCTGCCTGCGGCGTGAGCATCTTCCACGTAGGTGGGTCAAACGAGCAAGGCTCAGAGACATcaaagctccagcagctggtTGAAAATATCGACAAGTCCACTTCTGACCCCAACGAGTGCCTGATCTGTCACAGAGTGCTGAGCTGCCAGAGCTCGCTGAAGATGCATTACCGCACCCACACCGGGGAGAGGCCGTTCAAGTGTAAGATCTGTGGCCGTGCCTTCTCCACCAAAGGGAACCTTAAAACCCACTATGGTGTCCACCGGGCCAACACCCCCCTGAAGATGCAGCATTCGTGTCCCATTTGCCAGAAGAAGTTTACAAACgctgtggtgctgcagcagcacatccgCATGCACATGGGCGGGCAGATCCCCAACACGCCCATGCCAGAAGCCCCCTGCGACAGCGCCGAGGTGGATCCTGCCGTGCCTGAGAAGAACGGAGACGTCGGTCGCCCAGAGGAGATCGTGGAAAGCATAGACATGGAAGACGACGTGGACTCTCAGGATGGCCCCAGGAGCTCCTCCAAACCTCCTACTCCATACGATGCACAATCAGAGTcgcccgccgcggccgccgccttCTCTGGGGTTGCAGCGCTGGAGAATCAGATGAAGATTGCCGCCTCCTCGCTGGGCTTGCAGCGGCAGAGCAGTCTGAAGTCCAGCGACAACGGCTCGGCAGAAAGCGATGGCATGACCAACGACTCGTCCTCGGTGGCGGGCGACGCCGACTACCAGAACGGCAGGAGCCCCGCCGCCTCCGAGGCCGCGTCGCTGCAGGCGCCGTCCCCGGCCAACAGCCAGGCTGAGAGCGTCAGCTCCAAGTCACCCGCCTTCAACAACCAGGAGGATGCAGGCACGGGGAGCAAATCAGAGGGTGCTGAGAGCGCTCCTGCAGAGGTGGAAGGGGTCGTCGGAGCTTTGGATTTGACGTACGGCAATATCGGCCGGAAGGTCATTAAGGAGGAGCCTGGGCTACACTTTGCAAATGGAGAATACG gTCGAAGCAGTATTCCAGCTGCTTTTGTCAGAGCCCCACCAGCCCTGATAAAAATGGAGCTGCCCAGCGATCGTCCCCTCAGCACTGGCCACTTCATTGGccctccagctctgtcccccGGGGTCACCCCTCTGCTGGTGCCACGCCCCAAGTTCTGCCGTCCTGCCAAACAGCACATCTGCACTACCTGTGGGAAGAACTTCTCCTCTGCCAGCGCCCTGCAGATCCACGAGCGCACCCACACCGGGGAGAAGCCCTTCGCCTGCACCATCTGTGGGAGAGCCTTCACCACCAAAGGCAACCTCAAG GTCCATGTAGGAACCCACATGTGGAACAACTCAGCCAGGCGGGGCAGGCGGCTGTCCATCGACAACCCCATGGCCCTGCTGGGCAACGACCCCAAGAAGGTGTCGGAGATGTTCCCCAAGGAGATGGTGGCGCCCTCGGTGAGCATCGACCCCGCCGTGTGGAACCAGTACGCGGCCGTGCTCAGCAACGGGCTGGCCGTGAAGGCCAACGAGATCTCGGTGATCCAGAGCGGggccctgcccgccctgcccgtGCCCGTGGCCGGGGGCTCGCCCGTGAACTCTGCCCCGGCCGCCAAGGCGGAGCCGGCCCCGGCCGGCGGCGCCGCGGACGCGGAGAAGGCGGGCGGCGCCGCAGACAGCGTGCCAAAACACCAGTTCCCTCTCTTCCTGGAGGAGAACAAAATCGCCGTCAGCTAA